The genomic region TACCATTCAAAATCACACTACTCTAAAACATAAAGTTAATGAGTTATTATTTAGTTTTGGTTTTACTACCATTCAAAATCACACTACTCTAAAACCAACTATACCTTTCCCCTTTCTCCTTTTTCGTTTTACTACCATTCAAAATCACACTACTCTAAAACCTCAAATTAATATTTTCCACACTACTAGAAAATAAAGATAAGAGGATTCGCATGTCATAGACAGATAAAATCCATATCTATTCTATAAATATTTGAAAATGTAGTTTTTGAACTACCGTACCTTTCAATAAAAAGAATAGGTAGATTATAATAAGAAATTTGTTTGGTTAGTTCATCTATTTGGGAATTATCAAAATAAGATAACACACCTATAAAAACTATAAATTTATACAAACTTAGTTCATTTACTACTTCTATTATTGATAAAATTTTTTGAAAGATATCTGTGGAGTCCCCTTGAACTATTTGGAGCTTAACACCTTTTAAATATTCCTTTAAATCCACTTCTTCATTATACTCTATTTCAATATTACAATCTATATAATGCGTTAATAATAAGTTATTAATCTCATTAAAACACTTTTGTATATTACAGTACTCTGCTAGATCTGACTTTATTTCCGTCTCTAAAAATTGATAAAGTTTGTTCAATATTTTTCTGTCGTTTATTTGAAAATTAAATAAGTCCGTA from Tannockella kyphosi harbors:
- the csn2 gene encoding type II-A CRISPR-associated protein Csn2; this translates as MIFKIFGYEEDFIFNDDKSAIIYIENAKQYSRIAMLLQSQDRTNEVLFLERSKRILLKDILLVTDLFNFQINDRKILNKLYQFLETEIKSDLAEYCNIQKCFNEINNLLLTHYIDCNIEIEYNEEVDLKEYLKGVKLQIVQGDSTDIFQKILSIIEVVNELSLYKFIVFIGVLSYFDNSQIDELTKQISYYNLPILFIERYGSSKTTFSNIYRIDMDFICL